One region of Metallosphaera sedula DSM 5348 genomic DNA includes:
- the hemB gene encoding porphobilinogen synthase: MVGYPKIRPRRLRQNKNIRDAVAETKLTHDNLILPIFVKEGISKPEEISSMPDVYRYPVGDPLIKFVEGNYSKGIRKVILFGIPSFKDNIASSAYQKDGVIQRSLKLLKETFGDKILLFADECTDEYTSHGHCGIVNYRGKQYYIDNDESLKVHAKIALSQAEAGADVIAPSSMMDGVVGAIREELDRNGFTDTLIMSYSVKYASVFYSPFREAASSAPAFGDRKSYQMDPRNANEAIKEARLDLEEGADILMVKPAHTYLDVIRLVKETYPEYPLAAYHVSGEYSMIKAAAINGWLNEKVAVLEITHAIRRAGADMILTYYAPKLAEWILEASPF, encoded by the coding sequence ATGGTGGGATATCCCAAGATAAGACCAAGGAGATTAAGACAGAACAAGAATATAAGGGACGCAGTAGCGGAGACGAAACTGACTCATGATAACCTAATCTTACCCATCTTTGTTAAGGAGGGTATATCTAAGCCCGAGGAAATTTCCTCAATGCCTGACGTTTATAGGTACCCTGTGGGTGATCCCCTAATTAAGTTCGTAGAGGGGAATTATTCCAAGGGAATAAGGAAGGTTATCCTGTTCGGGATTCCATCCTTCAAGGATAACATAGCGAGCTCCGCATATCAGAAGGATGGAGTAATTCAGAGGTCGTTAAAGCTATTGAAGGAAACATTTGGAGACAAGATACTTCTCTTCGCAGACGAATGCACTGACGAGTACACTAGTCATGGACACTGTGGGATAGTGAATTACAGGGGGAAACAATATTACATTGACAACGATGAGAGCTTGAAGGTCCACGCGAAGATAGCCCTGTCTCAAGCCGAGGCAGGTGCCGACGTGATTGCACCCTCTAGCATGATGGATGGAGTTGTTGGCGCCATTAGGGAAGAGCTTGACAGAAATGGCTTTACTGATACCCTTATCATGTCTTATAGCGTGAAGTACGCCTCAGTCTTCTATTCCCCGTTTAGAGAGGCAGCCAGCTCAGCCCCTGCATTTGGGGACAGGAAAAGCTACCAGATGGACCCACGAAACGCCAACGAGGCGATAAAGGAGGCCAGATTGGACTTAGAGGAGGGGGCTGATATACTTATGGTGAAACCGGCCCACACTTACCTAGACGTGATAAGGCTGGTAAAGGAGACCTATCCCGAATATCCCCTAGCAGCATATCATGTTAGCGGAGAGTATTCCATGATCAAGGCCGCGGCCATAAACGGTTGGTTGAACGAGAAGGTGGCCGTCCTCGAGATCACTCACGCCATTAGGCGTGCGGGGGCTGATATGATCCTGACCTATTACGCTCCAAAACTGGCAGAGTGGATTTTGGAGGCGAGTCCGTTTTGA
- the hemL gene encoding glutamate-1-semialdehyde 2,1-aminomutase: MSSDLWNKAQAVFAGGVNSPVRAAVKPFPFYTRSAKGAYLVTEDSRRLIDFVLGYGPLILGHAHPKVIEAVKDQLERGWLYGTPSRAEVELASMITKHVPSAQKVRFVNSGTEATMTALRLSRGFTGRSKILKFDGNYHGAHDYVLIDAGSAASEFGVPFSQGIPTEVSSTVLVCPYNDLTCVETVLKREEIAGVIVEPVMGNMGVIPPEKDFLPGLRKLTREYGSVLIFDEVITGFRLGLGGAQSYFGVTPDLTTLGKIIGGGFPIGAVCGRKEIMDQLTPSGRVFNAGTFNANPISMTAGIATIQELEKKEVYTVSERAARVLAEEIDRAIKMDHVVNRVYNFFQFFLGVKDVRNANDARKAKRDLYVKVHESLLKEGVFIPPSQFEALFTSGAHDDDVVNESARVFKKVLEDLT; the protein is encoded by the coding sequence TTGAGCAGTGATTTGTGGAATAAGGCTCAAGCTGTCTTTGCAGGTGGAGTAAATAGCCCAGTAAGGGCTGCGGTAAAGCCATTTCCCTTCTATACTAGATCTGCTAAGGGCGCATACCTAGTTACAGAGGATTCAAGGAGACTCATTGATTTCGTTTTGGGATATGGTCCCCTGATTCTTGGTCACGCCCACCCCAAGGTAATCGAGGCAGTGAAGGACCAGTTAGAGAGGGGATGGTTATACGGAACCCCCAGCAGGGCGGAGGTTGAGCTTGCCTCCATGATTACCAAGCATGTACCATCTGCCCAGAAGGTCAGATTCGTGAATAGTGGCACAGAAGCTACCATGACCGCACTCAGGTTAAGCAGGGGATTCACTGGTAGGAGTAAGATACTCAAGTTCGACGGTAATTATCACGGGGCCCACGATTACGTTCTCATCGACGCGGGAAGCGCAGCTTCGGAGTTCGGAGTTCCCTTCTCTCAGGGAATACCCACGGAGGTCTCATCCACCGTGTTGGTTTGCCCCTACAATGACTTGACCTGCGTGGAGACGGTATTGAAGAGGGAGGAGATAGCTGGGGTAATAGTGGAGCCTGTGATGGGAAACATGGGAGTTATTCCACCTGAGAAGGATTTCTTACCAGGTTTGAGGAAGCTCACCAGAGAATACGGGTCAGTGCTAATTTTCGACGAAGTGATTACGGGCTTCAGGTTAGGATTAGGTGGCGCGCAATCCTATTTTGGGGTGACGCCCGACCTGACAACCTTGGGTAAGATAATAGGCGGAGGTTTCCCCATAGGTGCAGTTTGCGGTAGGAAAGAGATAATGGACCAGCTCACCCCCTCTGGAAGAGTGTTCAACGCTGGAACCTTTAATGCAAACCCAATTTCCATGACAGCCGGGATAGCCACAATACAAGAACTTGAGAAAAAGGAGGTGTACACGGTGAGCGAGAGGGCTGCAAGGGTCTTGGCTGAGGAGATAGATCGGGCCATAAAGATGGACCACGTCGTGAACAGGGTCTACAACTTTTTCCAGTTCTTCCTTGGGGTGAAGGATGTCAGAAACGCTAATGATGCTCGTAAGGCAAAGAGGGATCTTTACGTTAAAGTTCACGAGAGTTTACTGAAGGAGGGGGTATTCATCCCTCCAAGTCAGTTTGAGGCCCTCTTTACCTCAGGAGCTCATGATGACGACGTGGTGAATGAAAGTGCTAGGGTCTTCAAGAAGGTACTGGAGGATCTAACGTGA
- the hemC gene encoding hydroxymethylbilane synthase gives MKIRIAARGSKLSLKQVEIVTTYLQAKGYETEFIEIKTKADLFGNKPLHEIGKGVFEKEVNEAVLQGRADIAVHSMKDMSSELPPGLELLATPKRENPVDVLVSELNLEELPEKSRIGTGSLRRANFLKVVRPDLVVENIRGNVDTRLRKYRDHEYDGIILAEAGLRRLGVEVKRFPLDVESFTPEPNQGIIAVVGSPKFLGLFQELNDTGTMKEALAEKETVKVVGGGCHSPLGVLFRLEDDVLHGIASYSNGVKRVTVKLSTRESPQIAGNQLGKALVKAMKDEGLIP, from the coding sequence GTGAAGATAAGGATCGCCGCGAGGGGAAGTAAGCTAAGCCTTAAGCAAGTGGAGATAGTGACCACTTATTTACAGGCCAAGGGATATGAAACGGAGTTCATCGAAATCAAGACCAAGGCAGACCTATTTGGAAATAAACCCCTCCATGAGATAGGCAAGGGCGTTTTTGAGAAGGAAGTCAATGAGGCGGTTCTTCAGGGAAGGGCGGATATAGCTGTACACAGCATGAAGGATATGTCATCCGAGTTACCCCCAGGTCTAGAATTGTTGGCAACTCCCAAGAGGGAGAACCCGGTAGACGTTCTAGTCTCTGAGTTAAACCTTGAGGAATTGCCAGAGAAATCACGAATAGGCACAGGGAGTCTAAGGAGGGCTAATTTCCTTAAGGTCGTGAGACCCGATCTGGTAGTCGAGAATATAAGAGGTAATGTGGACACCAGACTTAGAAAGTATAGGGACCATGAATATGATGGAATAATTTTGGCTGAGGCTGGGTTAAGGAGGCTTGGAGTCGAGGTTAAGAGATTCCCACTCGACGTAGAAAGCTTCACTCCTGAACCCAACCAGGGTATAATAGCTGTTGTGGGAAGTCCCAAGTTCCTGGGTCTATTTCAAGAGCTTAACGATACGGGGACCATGAAGGAGGCTCTAGCAGAGAAGGAGACGGTAAAAGTAGTTGGGGGTGGGTGTCACTCACCTTTGGGAGTTCTGTTTAGGCTGGAGGATGACGTGTTACATGGTATAGCGAGTTACAGCAATGGAGTAAAGAGAGTCACCGTTAAGCTCTCGACGCGTGAGTCACCTCAGATTGCCGGTAATCAACTAGGTAAAGCCCTGGTAAAGGCGATGAAAGATGAGGGTCTTATACCTTAG
- a CDS encoding uroporphyrinogen-III synthase produces MRVLYLRPEGSSLPELPGFSILNVSIFSVKCLEYDNSYLKSDGVAFTSVNAVRCFKDFDSIRGKSIFSIGPGTAEELRKHGFESIYPERYTSKDLALLILRSGVREVSAFRSLKASDDMRRILVSILYHEVYDYDLILDEEKLNQVKELLATCSVDVVVLTSSLIAKSVANFIRDCHKVVTIGPMTSASLKTLRPDLSFTESDESTIDGTVKVLKSLKGGERDG; encoded by the coding sequence ATGAGGGTCTTATACCTTAGACCTGAGGGGAGTTCGTTACCAGAGCTTCCAGGGTTTAGTATCCTCAACGTCTCTATTTTCTCCGTAAAGTGCCTCGAGTATGACAACTCGTATCTGAAGAGTGACGGAGTTGCGTTTACTAGCGTAAACGCGGTAAGATGCTTCAAGGACTTTGATAGTATACGGGGAAAAAGTATATTTTCCATAGGTCCGGGGACGGCTGAGGAGTTAAGGAAGCATGGGTTCGAATCGATCTATCCAGAAAGGTATACTAGCAAGGATCTAGCTCTCCTGATCCTCAGGAGTGGCGTTCGCGAGGTTTCTGCCTTCAGGAGCCTCAAGGCATCAGATGATATGAGGAGGATACTAGTCTCTATCCTATATCATGAAGTATACGACTACGATCTAATCTTAGATGAAGAGAAGCTAAACCAAGTTAAGGAACTTCTCGCTACGTGTTCCGTGGATGTTGTGGTGCTGACGAGTTCATTAATAGCTAAAAGTGTAGCTAATTTCATAAGGGATTGTCATAAAGTAGTTACCATAGGACCAATGACATCTGCTTCACTGAAAACACTTAGACCGGACTTGAGTTTCACTGAAAGCGACGAGTCCACAATAGATGGGACCGTTAAGGTTTTGAAGAGTTTGAAAGGAGGTGAAAGAGATGGATGA
- a CDS encoding alkaline phosphatase family protein, whose protein sequence is MKVLLVVVDGLAYHLMERFIDQLPTIQEMAEEGVYGPLESTFPSITPVALASLFTGVSPKVHGVVAPRIFVKGRKIQSSISAFSSSSLMVDPIWATLGRKGYKVVITSAPQALPDKWKLDNVILFDPYKAKVKRCSEGTLLKEGENEFIGKKWSVKVEDQIYLVGVEGQEFKVEMGSWIGPLEVNGKCGEEELKASIFLHATPRGVYVTPPAFLNFKWGNNRDLLLEVWENVVKKVGMLLDGDYKGLNKGLITFDEYLKTAELSFNFFVEYSLYLLRRSDWDFGVTYLPIVDNLQHLLYGVDDGKALEHIFQAYKMADKFLMLHRSLAENIFLCSDHGITKIKKRVYVNKILERLNVLKMDDGKINWGKTKAYYGGGGLIRINLKDREEAGVVYPKEYQKLVRYIVKNLEDLKDDDGESIFTGIYMRDTPASDRQGDIELSIRDYYSLSSNVDHENEIDTVKPYSTSTGDHGFYRKEDLYGVILGIGPKIARGKKIKAKIVDIAPTILKIMDVQGPKMEGRVLVEALSNGGQE, encoded by the coding sequence TTGAAAGTTTTATTGGTTGTTGTGGACGGGCTGGCCTATCATTTAATGGAGAGATTCATAGATCAACTTCCCACTATTCAGGAGATGGCGGAGGAAGGGGTGTATGGTCCCCTTGAGAGCACTTTCCCGTCCATAACCCCTGTGGCTTTAGCCTCTCTTTTCACTGGGGTATCACCAAAGGTTCACGGTGTTGTAGCCCCCAGAATATTCGTGAAGGGAAGAAAGATTCAGTCTAGCATATCTGCCTTTTCCAGTAGCTCACTCATGGTAGACCCTATCTGGGCTACGCTGGGAAGGAAAGGTTACAAGGTTGTGATAACCTCTGCTCCTCAGGCCTTACCAGATAAATGGAAACTAGATAATGTGATTCTGTTCGATCCATACAAGGCCAAGGTTAAGAGATGCTCCGAGGGAACCCTCCTCAAGGAGGGCGAAAACGAGTTTATTGGAAAGAAGTGGAGCGTAAAGGTAGAGGACCAGATTTACCTTGTGGGAGTGGAAGGACAAGAATTCAAAGTGGAGATGGGGTCATGGATTGGACCTCTGGAAGTAAACGGAAAGTGCGGAGAGGAAGAGTTGAAGGCTTCTATCTTTCTTCATGCAACTCCCCGTGGAGTATATGTAACTCCGCCAGCCTTTCTGAACTTTAAGTGGGGAAACAACAGGGACCTTCTCCTTGAGGTTTGGGAGAATGTAGTCAAGAAAGTTGGAATGTTGCTGGACGGTGATTATAAGGGATTAAACAAGGGCCTAATCACGTTCGATGAGTATTTAAAGACAGCTGAACTCTCCTTTAACTTTTTCGTGGAATACTCGCTCTACCTCCTTAGGAGAAGCGATTGGGATTTTGGAGTCACCTATCTTCCGATAGTGGATAATCTTCAGCACCTTTTGTATGGCGTGGATGATGGGAAGGCACTAGAGCACATTTTTCAGGCTTACAAAATGGCTGATAAGTTTCTAATGTTGCATAGGAGTTTAGCAGAAAATATATTCCTTTGTTCCGACCACGGAATAACAAAAATAAAGAAGAGAGTCTATGTCAATAAAATATTGGAGAGGTTAAACGTGTTGAAAATGGACGACGGTAAAATAAACTGGGGGAAAACTAAGGCCTACTATGGCGGGGGAGGCTTAATCAGGATAAACCTTAAAGATAGGGAGGAAGCCGGCGTGGTCTATCCGAAGGAGTATCAGAAGCTGGTAAGGTATATCGTGAAAAACCTAGAGGATCTTAAGGACGATGATGGTGAATCCATTTTCACGGGTATTTACATGAGGGACACTCCTGCCTCAGACAGACAGGGTGACATTGAGCTTAGCATTAGGGACTATTATTCGCTCAGTTCCAACGTTGATCATGAGAACGAGATAGATACCGTGAAACCCTATTCCACTTCCACGGGAGATCACGGGTTTTACAGGAAGGAGGACCTTTATGGAGTGATCCTAGGAATAGGACCCAAAATAGCCAGGGGTAAGAAGATAAAGGCCAAGATCGTCGACATAGCTCCCACAATCCTGAAGATTATGGACGTTCAAGGTCCTAAGATGGAGGGAAGGGTCCTAGTGGAGGCCCTGAGTAATGGAGGTCAGGAGTAA
- a CDS encoding NAD(P)/FAD-dependent oxidoreductase, with amino-acid sequence MVVILGAGGHGISLAYHLAKKGVSSTVIEMSRINYGSSGRNAGRFRYHFYTRENVEFAKEAIPYLLKMCKELPLNPVCVKTGYLWVLEDEKTLDVIKKMDGLWKSMGVGGKFLDCSEIDYLKSESQCYLAPQDGAFHHDYLTFGMYEEVKEEITLITGEAKELVVSGGKVKGVKVNGKVINSDVVVVTLGAWSGKFMKENGISLPVEPEKKEIFITEDLRYRVKPLVITPKVYFSHTLKGEIIGGVEDVRERGFLDFNVSLERTILFLRDVRRLIKGAEGIRVLRGWAGYYEMTPDHSHVMGYSESWPEGLFVDAGYSGHGMMFSPYSGKVMADLILDNVKSRFIDIFSPERFEKNRLVDERMVI; translated from the coding sequence ATGGTGGTAATTTTAGGGGCTGGAGGACACGGGATAAGTCTAGCTTATCATTTAGCAAAGAAAGGCGTTTCTTCCACCGTCATTGAAATGTCTAGAATAAACTACGGATCCAGTGGAAGGAACGCTGGAAGGTTTAGGTACCACTTCTACACGAGGGAAAATGTGGAGTTTGCAAAGGAGGCCATCCCCTACCTCCTAAAGATGTGCAAGGAATTACCACTTAACCCGGTCTGCGTTAAAACCGGTTATCTTTGGGTCCTTGAGGACGAGAAAACATTGGACGTCATCAAAAAAATGGACGGATTGTGGAAGTCCATGGGAGTGGGTGGAAAGTTCCTCGATTGTTCGGAGATAGACTACCTGAAGAGTGAGAGTCAGTGCTACCTTGCTCCACAGGACGGGGCATTTCATCACGATTACCTTACCTTCGGGATGTATGAGGAAGTGAAGGAGGAGATTACCCTAATCACGGGAGAGGCCAAGGAGCTAGTTGTGTCGGGAGGGAAAGTGAAAGGAGTTAAGGTCAATGGAAAGGTCATCAACAGCGACGTAGTTGTTGTAACCTTGGGGGCTTGGAGTGGAAAGTTCATGAAGGAGAACGGAATCTCACTTCCTGTAGAGCCAGAGAAGAAGGAGATCTTCATCACAGAGGACCTGAGGTATAGGGTAAAGCCCCTTGTGATAACTCCCAAGGTGTACTTCTCCCATACACTAAAGGGAGAAATAATTGGTGGAGTTGAGGATGTTAGGGAAAGAGGTTTCCTTGACTTTAACGTATCCCTAGAGAGAACAATACTGTTCTTAAGGGATGTAAGGAGGCTAATTAAAGGGGCCGAGGGGATAAGGGTGTTGAGAGGATGGGCAGGCTATTATGAAATGACACCAGATCACTCCCACGTAATGGGTTATTCCGAGTCTTGGCCCGAAGGCCTCTTTGTCGATGCTGGCTACAGCGGTCACGGCATGATGTTCTCCCCTTACTCTGGCAAGGTAATGGCGGACCTAATTCTGGATAATGTGAAGAGCAGGTTTATTGACATTTTTAGTCCGGAGAGATTTGAGAAGAATAGGTTAGTAGATGAAAGAATGGTCATTTGA
- the glmM gene encoding phosphoglucosamine mutase encodes MGKLFGTDGVRGIVNQELTVELAQGLGKAIGTFFGEGSNILLGRDARAGGDMLSRAVESGLLSTGVRVFEGGFAPTPALQYAVKTLGYDGGVIITASHNPREHNGIKVLDRDGVEVSREKEDKIEEIYFSGRFNVVPWNRLTYDVKRDDRVIDTYVQGVLSHVDVEKIRARNFKVLVDGANSVGSISTPMVARLLGCKIFTINANLDPTFPARNPEPTMESLKETAGIASSLKVDLAVAHDGDADRAIFIDSKGRVQWGDRSGSLLSWWASGKVNFPRRIFTAVSSSSLVQEFLSRYGIEVVWTKVGSVDIARKLIQEKGIAGFEENGGFIFPGHQYVRDGAMSFALMLEMMASEGVSSADLFDRLPQYYLVKTKVDLKPGMDVARIYEKVERELGTGNQVVKIDGVKIIGKDFWILVRKSGTEPIIRVMVEAKEQGMAESLANQVKALIGA; translated from the coding sequence ATGGGAAAACTGTTTGGTACAGACGGAGTTAGAGGAATAGTAAACCAGGAGTTAACAGTGGAACTGGCTCAAGGGTTGGGTAAGGCAATAGGCACGTTCTTTGGAGAGGGTAGCAACATCCTCCTGGGGAGGGACGCGAGGGCAGGAGGGGACATGTTAAGCAGGGCGGTTGAGAGCGGTTTACTTAGTACAGGGGTAAGAGTCTTTGAGGGAGGATTTGCGCCCACTCCGGCGCTTCAATACGCTGTAAAAACACTTGGCTATGACGGTGGAGTGATAATAACCGCGAGTCATAACCCAAGGGAACATAATGGGATTAAGGTTCTGGATAGGGACGGCGTTGAAGTCTCTAGGGAAAAGGAGGACAAGATAGAGGAAATATACTTCTCAGGAAGGTTCAACGTCGTCCCCTGGAATAGGCTAACATACGACGTAAAGAGAGATGACAGGGTAATAGACACTTACGTTCAGGGAGTTCTATCCCACGTTGATGTAGAAAAGATAAGGGCAAGGAACTTCAAGGTACTCGTGGATGGTGCCAATAGCGTTGGATCAATTTCAACTCCAATGGTCGCAAGATTACTGGGTTGTAAGATCTTCACAATCAACGCAAACTTAGATCCTACTTTCCCTGCAAGGAACCCAGAGCCGACCATGGAATCTCTTAAGGAGACTGCAGGGATTGCCTCGTCTCTTAAGGTGGACTTGGCAGTAGCTCATGACGGGGATGCAGATAGGGCGATCTTTATAGACTCTAAGGGTAGGGTGCAATGGGGAGATAGGAGCGGTTCTCTGCTCAGTTGGTGGGCTTCAGGTAAGGTGAACTTCCCCAGGAGAATATTCACTGCAGTTTCCAGTTCCTCGCTGGTTCAAGAGTTCCTATCTCGTTATGGAATAGAGGTTGTATGGACTAAGGTGGGAAGTGTGGATATTGCCAGAAAACTTATCCAAGAAAAGGGGATAGCGGGCTTTGAGGAGAACGGTGGATTCATTTTCCCAGGACACCAGTATGTGAGGGACGGTGCAATGTCCTTTGCCCTCATGTTGGAGATGATGGCCTCTGAGGGGGTTAGCTCGGCCGACCTCTTCGATAGACTACCCCAGTATTATTTGGTCAAAACCAAGGTTGATCTTAAGCCAGGGATGGACGTTGCCAGAATCTATGAAAAGGTGGAAAGAGAGCTTGGCACAGGGAACCAGGTGGTTAAGATTGACGGTGTAAAGATCATTGGGAAAGACTTCTGGATCCTAGTGAGAAAGAGCGGTACTGAGCCAATAATTAGGGTGATGGTTGAGGCTAAGGAGCAGGGAATGGCTGAAAGCTTGGCAAACCAAGTCAAAGCCCTGATAGGTGCTTGA
- a CDS encoding Trm112 family protein codes for MKYRLMDILACPMCKHFHLDLYVFQEKEYPKREPNGQLPLCEIYCAYKNTEVKSLESPPCQECIKKEVVEGLLVCPACNRWYPIIDEIPRMLPDKLRKRESELEFLEKYKSKIPQKVLESGLPFNLKS; via the coding sequence ATGAAATACAGACTAATGGACATTCTGGCTTGCCCCATGTGCAAACATTTTCACCTGGATCTCTACGTGTTCCAGGAGAAGGAGTATCCCAAGAGGGAACCTAACGGACAGCTTCCCCTCTGTGAAATTTACTGTGCCTATAAGAACACCGAGGTAAAGTCCCTAGAGTCTCCACCTTGTCAAGAGTGCATAAAGAAGGAGGTAGTGGAGGGCCTACTGGTGTGCCCGGCGTGTAACAGATGGTACCCCATCATCGACGAGATACCTAGGATGTTGCCAGATAAGTTAAGGAAAAGGGAGAGCGAACTTGAGTTTCTTGAAAAATACAAATCTAAAATTCCCCAAAAGGTGCTAGAGAGCGGACTTCCCTTCAATCTCAAGAGTTAA
- a CDS encoding DUF2153 domain-containing protein, producing MEGSFISNLDEWIKMQKNLLATIKDMEKKEETMEEDRLDLILASRVAFQHMMRTLKAFDQWLQDPMIIKHMPREMLEDVKKTSWAILQQLLELDVRHTSQAKELITKLGKEGKLDPLIWSRPPVEEQPSQPKRGTFTTM from the coding sequence ATGGAAGGCTCATTCATTAGTAATCTGGATGAATGGATTAAGATGCAGAAGAATCTGCTTGCAACAATCAAGGACATGGAGAAGAAAGAGGAGACAATGGAGGAGGACAGGTTAGACCTAATTCTCGCCTCGAGGGTAGCTTTCCAGCACATGATGAGGACCTTGAAGGCTTTCGATCAATGGTTACAGGACCCCATGATAATCAAGCATATGCCAAGGGAGATGCTTGAGGATGTTAAGAAGACCAGTTGGGCTATACTTCAGCAACTCCTAGAACTAGATGTGAGACATACGAGCCAGGCCAAGGAATTGATAACGAAGCTTGGGAAAGAGGGGAAGTTAGATCCCTTAATCTGGAGCAGACCGCCAGTGGAAGAACAACCTAGCCAGCCAAAGAGAGGTACCTTCACAACAATGTAA
- a CDS encoding orotidine 5'-phosphate decarboxylase / HUMPS family protein — MRSEILERLKQAKHLQVALDFIDINDALKVAREVADLRNVIIEAGTPLVKAEGIRGLLKLREFNNIVLADTKTADAGDVEVEIALRGKSNIMTVLGAMDDSTVESAVKRAREVGIVVQADLIGVKNTVERAKELFGIGVDIVGFHIGLDVQKKRGVTVADLKEEIREAGKYGLISVAGGLSPKTIPELAELPISIYVVGGAITRSSTPRKVAEEIIKILSTSTIATR; from the coding sequence ATGAGATCGGAGATTCTTGAAAGATTAAAACAGGCGAAGCATCTCCAGGTAGCTTTGGACTTCATTGATATAAATGACGCCCTTAAGGTGGCGAGAGAGGTGGCGGATCTAAGAAACGTTATAATTGAAGCTGGAACGCCACTTGTAAAGGCTGAAGGAATTAGGGGATTACTAAAGCTTCGTGAGTTCAACAACATTGTTTTAGCTGACACAAAGACCGCGGATGCTGGAGATGTTGAGGTGGAAATAGCCCTCAGGGGCAAATCAAACATAATGACTGTCCTGGGCGCAATGGATGATTCCACGGTGGAGAGCGCAGTGAAGAGAGCTAGAGAGGTAGGAATAGTGGTTCAGGCAGACCTAATAGGAGTTAAGAACACCGTGGAAAGAGCAAAGGAGCTCTTTGGAATTGGAGTGGACATTGTGGGATTTCACATTGGCCTGGATGTACAAAAGAAGAGAGGAGTAACCGTAGCGGACCTCAAGGAGGAAATAAGGGAAGCTGGTAAGTACGGATTAATCTCAGTTGCAGGAGGGTTAAGTCCAAAGACAATACCCGAGCTAGCTGAGCTTCCCATTTCGATTTACGTTGTGGGTGGAGCAATAACTAGGAGTAGCACTCCAAGGAAGGTGGCTGAGGAAATAATTAAAATCTTATCCACCAGTACTATAGCAACACGGTGA